TCAGATCCCGATCATACATACGGGCAATAGCGCTACGGCCATTGATTCACCTTATTTATCCAGCAACATGGTGCGGGTAGGCATCAGCTTGTACGGATTCTATCCCTCCACTGAGGTGAACCGTCAACTGGTAGAACTACATCCGGTAATGACGCTGAAGACGCAGGTTGTATATGTGAAGAGCCTGTCTCCTTATTGGGGCGTCAGCTACGGCACTCGGTACGTCACAGACAGCGAGGAGATTATCGCAACGCTACCTGTGGGGTACGCAGATGGATATTCCCGCATGCTAACTGGCAAAGCGGAGGTGTTAATACGTGGACGCCGCGTTCCTGTCGTCGGAACAATCTGCATGGATCAGTGTATGGTATCACTCAAATCTTTCGCTGAAGAAGCGGAACAAATTAAAGCAGGCGAAGAAGTTGTACTCATCGGCCGTCAAGCTGACGTGATGGTCACGGCAGACGAGTTGGCTCTCCATCTTGGAACGATTCACTACGAGGTAATTTGCATGCTGGCTCATCGGGTGCCCCGCGTTTATATCCGTGAAGGCACACTTCCTAAATTAGTAAATGCTCTGCTACAATCTTAAAGTTCTTGACAGTGATGTTATTCAAGGGAGAAAATAGAAGGAATTGTATCGTTTTAGGAGATATGACTAAAAGCCTATACGAACCACCATTTCTAGTTTATAATGGGATGCAGCATACTTGATATACTGGCGGCATATATTCCTTGTATAAAATTCCTTGTATATTGCAACACTGGAACACAAGGGCAGAAGGTTTGTGGGGGTGGAAGAGAAGGTGGCCAATTTGCAGAACACCAAAAGAATCATGATCAGCTTGCCCGATCATCTCTTGCAGGAAGTGGACGGAATTGTTCAATTGGAGAATTCCAACCGGAGTGAATTGATTAGGCAGGCCATGAAGCTGTATTTGAGCGAACGGAGGAAACGTTCTATCCGGGAGTCCATGCAGCGCGGCTACATGGAAATGGCTAAGATCAACTTGACCATGGCATGCGAGGCGTTCCTCGCGGAGGAAGATGCAGACAGCACTCTTGGCCGCTTAGTAAGCGGGGTGTAGACATTGATCGTTAAACGTGGCGATGTTTTTTTTGCTGATCTTTCGCCGGTTGTAGGTTCTGAGCAAGGCGGAGTAAGGCCAGTACTGGTAATCCAGAATGATATTGGCAATCGCTTTAGCCCGACGGTAATTGTGGCCGCAATCACGGCCCAAATCCAGAAGGCTAAATTACCTACGCATGTGGAAATTGACGCAGCAGCTCATGGCTTTGACAGAGATTCTGTTATACTGCTGGAGCAGGTTAGGACGATTGACAAACAACGCTTAACTGACAAGATCACCCACCTTGATGATGAGACTATGAAGAAGGTGGATGATTCGCTGCAAATCAGCCTTGGACTGATTGATTTTTAATCACCTAGGGTTATAGATAATCCATGAGATAGGCGCTCGGGTACGAATCCGAGCGTCTTTTGATATGTACATTTTCTTGTACTGGAAATTAGAAACGATATGTCTTCACTTTTTTAAAATGATCTGATAATATTAGACCGTACGGTCGGTTTAGGAGGTGCTTAGAATCAAAGGACGTTCAGATGGAGAAGAAACAAAAAAACGAATTGTACTTAAAGCCACGCAGCTGTTTGTTCAGAAGGGGTATGCAGCTGTAACCATGAATGAAGTTTGCGCAGCCTCGAATGTCAGTAAAGGCAGCTTATATCATCATTTTCCGAGTAAGGATGAACTTTTTCTATATGTAGTGGAAGAAGATACGGCGCAGTGGCTACAGGCGTGGGAGGATAAGAAGAAGGAAATTGTTGGTGTTGAAGAGCGTTTGTATGCATTAGCCGAGCACTATGCAAATGATTTTCAGAATCCGTTGATTCGGGCGCTTGAGGAATTCTCAAGAAGTAGAGCCCATCCGGAGGATATCACTAAGCGGCTTGCTCTTTTATATGAGGCTGCCTCGCATGCGTGTCGCGATCTTCTGAAGGAAGGCATGGACACGGGGTATTTTATAAAGGGAGACTTAGAGGATTATGTAATTATTGTAAATGGCATGCTCGAAGGGATCGGGAGAGTTTCCGAATACTCCATTCATGAAAAGACTCCGGATGATATCAAAAAGTATTACCGGGAATCAGTACGATTGTTATTACAAGGGATATGTACGGGGTAAGATATAGTGGGGCGTGAAAGAAGCTTTACATTCAGGAATCATTGAAGGCTGAAGCTTCTTGAAGGCACCGGAATTGGAAGGACTATTTTTTTGGCTATTATTTAGACCGGATGGTCGGTCTCTACAGGAATACTACTTCGAAAACTTGGCTTTAGAAACCACGGAGGTTAACACAATGTCATTACTACTTAGAAACAGAGGCGCTATGCTTCTTGTTATGCTTAATATTTTTCTTGCTTTTACAGGAATCGGGCTTGTAGTCCCTATAATGCCTACTTACATGAATGAACTTGGGATCAGCGGAAGTACCGTTGGACTGTTAGTGGCTTCATTCTCCCTTGCCCAATTATTAGTATCGCCATTCGCGGGCAGGTTATCCGACAGAATCGGCCGAAAAAAAGTGATTGTGGCGGGTCTGATTGTGTTTGCTTTTTCAGAGCTGCTCTTTGGTCTGGCGAACGTGTCATGGCTCTTGTTCGTTTCAAGATTGCTCGGTGGTGTTGGAGCTGCATTAATTATGCCGGCAGTTATGGCTTATGTAGCGGACACGACCTCTTTTGAAGAGAGAGCTAAAGGAATGGGGCTTATTAATGCAGCCATTACTACCGGATTTATTATCGGTCCAGGGATTGGCGGTTATCTTGCTGAGCTTGGAATGCGGGTACCGTTTTTCTGTGCAGCGGGTGCGGCTGGGGTTGTAGCTCTAGTGACGATTTTGATTTTACCTGAGTCTCTGTCTGTAGAGAAACGGATGGAAGCGAAGGTATTGAAAAATAATCAGGAGAGCTTCTTCACGCAATTGATGCGTTCTTATCGTGAACCGTACTTTTTTGGGTTAATTATTGTATTTGTCATGGCTTTTGGACTGGCTAATTATGAAACGGTGTTCGGATTGTTCGTGGACCATAAATTTGGCTTTACTCCTAAAGATATTGCTTTTGTGATTACCTTTGGTTCGATCGCTGGTGCTGTGGTGCAGGTATCCGCCTTTGGCTGGATTCTGAATAAATTCGGGGAGAATAAGGTGATCTCCACTTGTCTTTTGACTGCTGCATTGTTTATTCTACTGACACTGTTTGTAAGTGGCTTTTGGGCAATTATTGCGGTTACCTTTATCGTATTCTTTGCAATGGATATTCTGCGACCAGCGGTAGGCACTCAGCTATCCAAAATGGCGGGGGAATCGCAGCAAGGCTTCGTAGCAGGGATGAACTCTGCTTATACGAGTCTTGGAAATATCGCAGGGCCTATCGTTGCAGGGTATCTTTTTGATCTTAGTATTAACTTCCCATATGTGGCTTCGGCGTTTGTTCTAGCGTTATGCTTTGTGTTGTCACTTAGTTCTGGCAAAAGGGGAATGGGACAACGCGCGTAAACCATTGAATCTGCCTCCTCTTTAGGCTGGACTTTGGAACAGAGCCGATCTGTGATACTATTTTAGTTATGAGAACAAGAATTGTATAAGCAGATTGTGTACGGGAAGAGGGATACTAATGACGGTAGATAACAGCAATACGGGAGTCATTACGGATGAGGCGGCCGCACAGCGGGAGCAGGAATTGATTACTGTAGCGATTGCCAAGGAATTGAACATTAGCCTGAAGCAGGTGCGTACAACGGTTGGACTGCTGGATGAGGGGAATACGATTCCGTTCATCGCCAGATACCGGAAGGAAATGACGGGTGAGCTGGACGAGAATGCGCTGCGTGATATTGAAGAACGCCTGGCTTATCTTCGCAATTTGGGCGAACGTAAGAAAGACGTTATCCGCAATATTGAAGAGCAGGGCAAGCTGACCAAGGAACTTCATGAACAAATCACCAATGCGGTCAAGCTTCAGGAAGTGGAGGACTTGTATCGTCCTTTCCGGCAGAAGCGTAAGACTCGTGCTAGTGTTGCGAAGGAAAAAGGCTTAGAGCCGCTTGCAAACTGGATTATGGAGCAGCAGAGACAAGGGGACCCACAAACCGAGGCTGCGAAATATATAGATGTTGAAAAAGGAGTGGAGACTGCAGATCAAGCGCTTCAAGGCGCACTTGATATCATCGCTGAGAACATTGCAGATGATCCTGCGATCCGCTCTTGGGTTCGACAATATACGGCAAGTCAGGGTATCCTTGTGTCTGAAGCTAAGGATGCAGAGCAGGAAACCGTATACGAGAACTACTATAGCTACCGTGAACCTGTACACAAAATGCCACCTCACCGTATACTCGCCATTAACCGCGGTGAACGGGAGAATATACTGAAGGTTGGCATTGAGGTTGTCACTGACAAAATTCATGCTTACATTGCGCGGAAGATCATTAAAGGCCCATCCCCAGTGAAGGAGCTGCTAGAAGCAGTGACTGAGGATGCCTACAAACGTCTGATTGCTCCTTCCGTGGAGCGTGAAGTTCGTGGGGAGATGACCGAACGGGGAGAGAATCAAGCGATTTCGATCTTCTCTGGTAATCTACGTAGCCTACTACTGCAGCCACCAGTCAAGGGACGCTGTGTGCTGGGTGTTGACCCTGCATACCGTACTGGCTGTAAACTAGCCGTTGTAGACGATACTGGTAAGCTGCTTGAAGTAGCCGTGACCTATCCGACTCCGCCGAATAACAAAAAGCGCGAAGCCGCTGCTAAGTTCAAAGAATTGATCGCCAAGTACGGTATTCAGCTTATTGTTATCGGTAATGGTACAGGCTCTCGTGAGACGGAGCAATTTACGGCAGAAGTGATTGCCGAAATTGGTAATCTAGAACTGGCCTATCTGATCGTTAATGAGGCTGGTGCGAGTGTCTATTCTGCTTCCAAGCTGGCGCAGGAGGAGTTCCCGGATCTGGATGTGGCAGAGCGCAGTGCGGCTTCTATCGCACGCCGTGTGCAGGACCCACTGGCAGAGCTGGTGAAGATCGACCCGAAAGCCATCGGCGTGGGGCAGTATCAGCATGACGTCTCCCAGAAGCATCTGGAAGAGAGTCTTAAGGCCGTAGTGGAATCGGCGGTTAACCATGTGGGTGTGGATGTGAATACAGCATCTCCAGCCTTGCTCTCTTACGTGGCTGGCGTTAACGGAACGATTGCTAAGAATATCGTTAAATTCCGTGAAGAGAACGGCAAGTTCACGACTCGGAAGCAGCTGCAGAAGGTACCTCGTCTGGGTGCGAAGTCCTATGAGCAATGTATCGGCTTCCTACGGATTCCTGGTGGGGATAACACCTTGGATCGCACGCCCATTCACCCCGAGTCTTATCCGGTGGTGGATCGCTTGTTCCGTGCGCTAAGCCTCGATGTGAATAAGCTTGGCAGCAAAGAAGTGGCTTCACAGCTGGAGGCACAAAATGCCGAGGAGCTGGCTGTGAAGCTGGATGTCGGCGTGCCTACGCTTCGCGACATCCTAGAAAGCTTGCAGCGTCCGGGCCGCGATCCTCGCGAGGAGCTGCCGCTGCCGATCTTCCGCACCGACGTGCTGAAGATTGAGGATCTGGTTCCCGGCATGGAGATGCAGGGAACCGTCCGCAACGTGATCGATTTCGGCGCATTCGTCGATATCGGCATCAAGAACGATGGGCTGGTGCATATTTCCCAGCTCAGCGGCAGCTTTGTGAAGCACCCGATGGACGTTGTCTCCGTAGGAGATAATGTCACCGTCTGGGTGATGGGTGTTGACCTGAAGAAGGGCAGGGTCAGCTTGACCATGCGTCCGCCGCGTGTTGAGGCGGGAAGTCTTAGCTAAATAAAGTTAATGATTTAAACAGAGAAAGCCATCTACTTCGGTGAGGAGTAGATGGCTTTTTTCGTTTGAATGAATGGTATTGAAACAGCTTTACCTATGATGGTCTCGTTAAATTGTCTAGCTTAGAAGCTAATTCATTTAGATTGCTGATGCTGACCACCGTTTCAGAAACATGTTGTTGCTGGACCTCAGCGCTCGCAAGGACCTGTTCAATAGCTGCTGTATTCTCTTCAGTAATTGCAGCCACTGAATTGACCTCACCTAGTACGAGGGTAGAAGCGTGCCGGATGTGGTCACTCCGATCCTTCAAGTCTTCCGCTTGTTCAAGCACTTGGTGTGTATTATTCCGTATGCCCTCGAACAAACGAGCGATATCATCTGTGGAATTTCTTCCTGATTCTACAACAAGCAAACCGTTAGAAACCATATCGCCAACCTGCGCAATATTGTTTTGAATGGTTCTCAGAATCTGAGTAATGTCAGCGGATGCATTGTAGGAGTTCTGTGCCAATTTTCGGATTTCATTGGATACGACTGCGAAGCCTTTGCCATGTTCTCCCGCATGGGCAGCTTCTATGGAAGCATTCAACGACAACAGATTCGTCTGCTCAGCAATCCCCACGATGCTGGAAACAATCGATTCAATCTTCTGATTTTCTTCATTCATTTGTGTCATCAAGCCAACAGTACTCGTTACGATATCCGTAACTTCTGACATAGTTGCAGTTAAACGAACGATTTCATCTTGCCCCTCTTGCGTGATTTGATCCGTTTAACGGCTTCTTTCGCTCATTGAGACGGATGCAGCATTTGCCTGCATAGCTGATTCGTTTAACTGCTGCATGGCATTTGAGATATCGCTAACACTCTGTGCTTGTGATTCCACTCCACTGGCTATCTCTTGAAAGGCGGTTACGACTTCTTTGGAAATTCGATCTGTTGTCAATACGTTGTTATGCATTAGGTTACTAGATTGACTCAGAACTCCTACGGATTCAGTAACACCTGTAAGAATGGTCTCCATTTCCACTTTAGCACGTTCAGCTTCGCTGCTGCTCTTAGACATATTTTTGAACATTTTCGTACCAATCTGACTCTGATAGATCAGAACCAGTATCATGGCGATGAGAAGTGCATTAATTCTTAACACATCTACTGAAGCATAAATTGGTTTTGTCATAAGGAAATAGTTGAGTAAGATCCAAGACATTACACCATTAAGGAGTAATGGACGATAGTTGTGATAGAGGGATACGATGCCTAGTCCCCAATATAGAATAAAAGTGCTTATGATGTTAGTCCCTGCATCGATGTAGAAGTATGAAATGATGTTAAAGCCAATAGCTGTTATGTACATAATATAGGGGGTAGCCACACGTTTCCAAATTAGTATCGTACACAATAAACCAAGGGGAAGCGCTGCTGACATAATCGAAATTATAGTTTGCGGAAATCTGTAAAGCGAAATCGAGCCCAACAGCAAACAGCCCCAAAACAAATACATAATTAATTTGTTTCGCTGGTGTAACTCAGACATTTGATTAATGGGCATATTCTCACTCCATCATGTAATAGTATATTTCTGATTTTTTAGTTTAAGTGATTCCTGAAATGATGTCTATGATGTTATGTTCAGAACAAAGTTCGAACTATGTTGTTTAGGAGATGAGAGCAAGATTATAGGGAAAATCTCCCTGAAAAAAGTCGATAATTGCATAAAATCAATGGAAAGAGGGAATTTCTCCCCATAAATCGGGGTAATATCTATATTTGCTACCGAATCAGTTGAATTATAGGGAGATATTCCCTGATTTCCTTATACAAAACAGGGCAGACTTTACGATTCAATCGATGAGTGAGCGCCTCAGCTGATTGGGCGAATAAATGTCCTGATTTCTCAAGGAATCAGACCTCATGCGAGATAATCTTGAACTAAAAAGGGAAGGCGACATCAACTTTAGCCCCTTGCGGACAGAGTGGACGACCCAGTTAAGCGCTGTGAGTGTGGATAGGATCGAAGCGGATGAGCGTGCATTTATGCGACAATCGATGTCAACGCCGTGCTTGAACAGCATCGTAGATGCTGAGGGATGTTACATCACGGATGTGAATGGACGCAAATATCTTGATTTTCATGGAAATAGTATTCATCAGATTGGCTATAAGAATCCTTACGTCACTGAAGCAGTGAGAAAGCAGCTCGAAGACCTGCCGTTCATTCCGAGAAGATTCACAGCAGATATTGCGGTGAAAGCTGCAGAAGCCTTAATCAACAAAACAACCTCAAAGGACTATAAAGTATTATTCACACCTTCCGGGAGTGCAGCCGTAGGTCTGGCCCTTAAGATTGCTCGCAAACGGACGGGGAAGCATAAGGTCATCTCCATGTGGGAGTCCTTTCATGGCGCGGGGCTGGACACGATCGCTGTCGGTGGAGAATATGTGTTTAAAAAGGATATGGGCCCGCAAATGCCAGGGATGCTGAAAGCCATTCCTTTTAACGGATACCGCAACCTGCTGGGAAGTCATTCCCATGAAGCAGTTGCCACCTTTTGCCTCGACTATCTGGAGTATATGATTCAGCATGAGGGAGAGATTGGGGCGATCTTACTTGAGCCTATTCGGGCGACGGATACACATATCCCGCCTATATCCTACTTCACAAGATTAAGAAAAATATGTGATGAATATGGGATTCTGCTGATTTTGGATGAGATTCCAACAGCGCTGATGCGAAGCGGAAAGCTCTACGTTCATCAGAATTTTGAGATCGAGCCGGATATCCTCGTGCTCGGAAAAGGGTTAGGTGGAGGGGGGATCCCGCAGGCGGCGGTGCTTACCAAAACGCAATATGATTGTGCGGCGGATATTTCTTTGGGTCACTATACCCATGAGAAACCTGCGTTAGGAAGTGCGGCAATCTGTGCCACCATTGATTATATCGATGATATGAAGCTGCAGGAACAATGCATCAGCCGGTCTGATTTTGTAAGACAGAAGCTGGACGCGCTGTGGGCTAAGCATGCTTGCATCGGAGATATTCGAATCGCAGGACTACTGATCTCTATTGAACTTGTGAAGTCCAGAGAGACCAAAGAGAAGGATGAGGAATTAGCTGAGCGAGTCCTGTATTATTGCTTGGAGAATGGTCTTTCTTTTAAGTTGTCTGGAGGGAACTGCATCACATGGCATCCCCCGCTTATTGTATCTGAAGAGCAATTAACGTTTGCTGTTGATCTTCTGGATGAGGGATTGAGTAAATATAGTTGAGGTATAAGTAAGTTCCGAAGCAGGTTTCTTCCGCTCCGTATATGGGGTTGAAGGAACCTTTTTTGAGGTTCAAGGAGTGAAGTACCTGCTAGGCATGGCTAATCCAGAGATCTGAGGGATTCAAATTGAAGATAAATCGTACGTAGGAATGTGTACAGAAGGTGAAAGTGACGGAGGGGGATTTTGGAACTGTAGGAGCGATAGCATCCACCTTTGTCTTCAGATTTCTACCGCTAATAGCGGTTAAAATCAAGAAATCTGAAGACAACAGCAGCCGGAAGTCCAAACATTCACCGCAGTTACGACCCATACCTAAAGTTCAAAATATCAAGTACATGTTATACAGGAGGTGAATTAATTATACGAATGGGATGGAGCAGCATTTAAAAAGATCCGCAACAGCTCGTCTACCGCAGTGTCTAGACGGGAATGATTGTCGGTTGCAAGCCAATCTTCTTGAACGATGATATAGCTGCAGGAGCTGCTTTTTAAATAGCTGTATATAATTTGTGCTTCGTCAATTTCATGGCGAGTAATTGCTGCCGGGGCCTGGTTAAGTTCACCGCAGAAAGTGTCCATAATCGCTGATGTAATAACGGCTTGTAGGTGGGTAATATCGGGTTGATCGTATTCGAGCTTAGTATGCGACAGGATGCGGTTGCCCTTCAGTAGAATGAGTTTAAGGGTCTGTTCATTCATAGCCTCAAGGATTGCGATATTCTGATTCTCTTCAGCAAATTCGATGACCTTCTCTTTGTGAATCAGGAAGCTGATGGCTCCAATATAGTCCCTATATTTGGCGGCCGTTTCGAAGTCATAGTTCTGCGCGGCTTCCGTCATCCTCTGCTCCATATCTTCGAGGATGCTAGAATCCGTGCCGTTTAGTAAGGCTATAACTCTATCAATGATTGTATTATATTGAACGATGGCTTCTCCACCTGCACACATCCCTATGCATAAGCCAAGCGAATGGTTTAAGCATAAGGAATTTTTGAAGCTAGGGTTGCTGCAAAGGATTTTCGAGCTTTCTTTGATGCCTTGCACGGCTCGTTCCACGGTACTTCTACTTGTGTAGGGACCCCAAATATGGTTACCTTTTTGGTCAGCAGGATCATAGGTTATCTCTAACGAACGCATCTTGTCATCCGCTTCTATTACGATATACGTATAGGCTTGTGGATTTTTCATTTTTCTATTGTACATGGGCTTGATCTCTTTAATTAATTTGCACTCCAGCATAAAAGCTTCAAATTCGGTATCTGTAAGGATAATATCCAAATCTTTAATATTTCGAACGAGCTGCTTCACTTTCGGGGAATGAGACTTCGAGTGAAAATAGGACTTTACTCTCCGTTTCAACTGT
The window above is part of the Paenibacillus sp. FSL K6-0276 genome. Proteins encoded here:
- the alr gene encoding alanine racemase encodes the protein MQASYRPTVAEINLDELRANYEAFRRYLPAETKFMGCVKGNAYGHGAVEVTRELERLGADYVSVAFLDEALELRQAGILIPILVLGYTSPEGIAVAWENHVTVTLFTPEVLEAIRQLPIDPEHRLKVHIKIDSGMGRLGLLPADAPAFISEVQSVAQAELEGLFTHFAKADEQDKSYTLKQHRRFMSVAETLREQNIQIPIIHTGNSATAIDSPYLSSNMVRVGISLYGFYPSTEVNRQLVELHPVMTLKTQVVYVKSLSPYWGVSYGTRYVTDSEEIIATLPVGYADGYSRMLTGKAEVLIRGRRVPVVGTICMDQCMVSLKSFAEEAEQIKAGEEVVLIGRQADVMVTADELALHLGTIHYEVICMLAHRVPRVYIREGTLPKLVNALLQS
- a CDS encoding CopG family ribbon-helix-helix protein, producing MANLQNTKRIMISLPDHLLQEVDGIVQLENSNRSELIRQAMKLYLSERRKRSIRESMQRGYMEMAKINLTMACEAFLAEEDADSTLGRLVSGV
- a CDS encoding type II toxin-antitoxin system PemK/MazF family toxin, with protein sequence MIVKRGDVFFADLSPVVGSEQGGVRPVLVIQNDIGNRFSPTVIVAAITAQIQKAKLPTHVEIDAAAHGFDRDSVILLEQVRTIDKQRLTDKITHLDDETMKKVDDSLQISLGLIDF
- a CDS encoding TetR/AcrR family transcriptional regulator, whose amino-acid sequence is MLRIKGRSDGEETKKRIVLKATQLFVQKGYAAVTMNEVCAASNVSKGSLYHHFPSKDELFLYVVEEDTAQWLQAWEDKKKEIVGVEERLYALAEHYANDFQNPLIRALEEFSRSRAHPEDITKRLALLYEAASHACRDLLKEGMDTGYFIKGDLEDYVIIVNGMLEGIGRVSEYSIHEKTPDDIKKYYRESVRLLLQGICTG
- a CDS encoding MFS transporter; protein product: MSLLLRNRGAMLLVMLNIFLAFTGIGLVVPIMPTYMNELGISGSTVGLLVASFSLAQLLVSPFAGRLSDRIGRKKVIVAGLIVFAFSELLFGLANVSWLLFVSRLLGGVGAALIMPAVMAYVADTTSFEERAKGMGLINAAITTGFIIGPGIGGYLAELGMRVPFFCAAGAAGVVALVTILILPESLSVEKRMEAKVLKNNQESFFTQLMRSYREPYFFGLIIVFVMAFGLANYETVFGLFVDHKFGFTPKDIAFVITFGSIAGAVVQVSAFGWILNKFGENKVISTCLLTAALFILLTLFVSGFWAIIAVTFIVFFAMDILRPAVGTQLSKMAGESQQGFVAGMNSAYTSLGNIAGPIVAGYLFDLSINFPYVASAFVLALCFVLSLSSGKRGMGQRA
- a CDS encoding Tex family protein, which encodes MTVDNSNTGVITDEAAAQREQELITVAIAKELNISLKQVRTTVGLLDEGNTIPFIARYRKEMTGELDENALRDIEERLAYLRNLGERKKDVIRNIEEQGKLTKELHEQITNAVKLQEVEDLYRPFRQKRKTRASVAKEKGLEPLANWIMEQQRQGDPQTEAAKYIDVEKGVETADQALQGALDIIAENIADDPAIRSWVRQYTASQGILVSEAKDAEQETVYENYYSYREPVHKMPPHRILAINRGERENILKVGIEVVTDKIHAYIARKIIKGPSPVKELLEAVTEDAYKRLIAPSVEREVRGEMTERGENQAISIFSGNLRSLLLQPPVKGRCVLGVDPAYRTGCKLAVVDDTGKLLEVAVTYPTPPNNKKREAAAKFKELIAKYGIQLIVIGNGTGSRETEQFTAEVIAEIGNLELAYLIVNEAGASVYSASKLAQEEFPDLDVAERSAASIARRVQDPLAELVKIDPKAIGVGQYQHDVSQKHLEESLKAVVESAVNHVGVDVNTASPALLSYVAGVNGTIAKNIVKFREENGKFTTRKQLQKVPRLGAKSYEQCIGFLRIPGGDNTLDRTPIHPESYPVVDRLFRALSLDVNKLGSKEVASQLEAQNAEELAVKLDVGVPTLRDILESLQRPGRDPREELPLPIFRTDVLKIEDLVPGMEMQGTVRNVIDFGAFVDIGIKNDGLVHISQLSGSFVKHPMDVVSVGDNVTVWVMGVDLKKGRVSLTMRPPRVEAGSLS
- a CDS encoding methyl-accepting chemotaxis protein, yielding MSEVTDIVTSTVGLMTQMNEENQKIESIVSSIVGIAEQTNLLSLNASIEAAHAGEHGKGFAVVSNEIRKLAQNSYNASADITQILRTIQNNIAQVGDMVSNGLLVVESGRNSTDDIARLFEGIRNNTHQVLEQAEDLKDRSDHIRHASTLVLGEVNSVAAITEENTAAIEQVLASAEVQQQHVSETVVSISNLNELASKLDNLTRPS
- a CDS encoding aspartate aminotransferase family protein translates to MRDNLELKREGDINFSPLRTEWTTQLSAVSVDRIEADERAFMRQSMSTPCLNSIVDAEGCYITDVNGRKYLDFHGNSIHQIGYKNPYVTEAVRKQLEDLPFIPRRFTADIAVKAAEALINKTTSKDYKVLFTPSGSAAVGLALKIARKRTGKHKVISMWESFHGAGLDTIAVGGEYVFKKDMGPQMPGMLKAIPFNGYRNLLGSHSHEAVATFCLDYLEYMIQHEGEIGAILLEPIRATDTHIPPISYFTRLRKICDEYGILLILDEIPTALMRSGKLYVHQNFEIEPDILVLGKGLGGGGIPQAAVLTKTQYDCAADISLGHYTHEKPALGSAAICATIDYIDDMKLQEQCISRSDFVRQKLDALWAKHACIGDIRIAGLLISIELVKSRETKEKDEELAERVLYYCLENGLSFKLSGGNCITWHPPLIVSEEQLTFAVDLLDEGLSKYS
- a CDS encoding UvrB/UvrC motif-containing protein, which encodes MKDGLGHIIYVGKAKQLKRRVKSYFHSKSHSPKVKQLVRNIKDLDIILTDTEFEAFMLECKLIKEIKPMYNRKMKNPQAYTYIVIEADDKMRSLEITYDPADQKGNHIWGPYTSRSTVERAVQGIKESSKILCSNPSFKNSLCLNHSLGLCIGMCAGGEAIVQYNTIIDRVIALLNGTDSSILEDMEQRMTEAAQNYDFETAAKYRDYIGAISFLIHKEKVIEFAEENQNIAILEAMNEQTLKLILLKGNRILSHTKLEYDQPDITHLQAVITSAIMDTFCGELNQAPAAITRHEIDEAQIIYSYLKSSSCSYIIVQEDWLATDNHSRLDTAVDELLRIFLNAAPSHSYN